TATGTTTGTAACAAACAAATTATTAACCAATTAGTTATCAATCCAAAAAGTTAAAAATGTTGATAAAGGTCTGATTTTTAAAATCAAGCTCTAATGAGTGGCTTATTTGAAATTTTTTTTAAAAAATTGAAATAAGCACAAAGAAAATATATGCTCAGTTTGTATTATCCAAAATTTATAGTCTTATTTTTGACACTGATTAGTTACATTTAAGTTTAATAAATATATTAATAAGGCGGAGATTAGTAAAATTACACCTAGTAAAATAAATAATTTACCTGAATAAAAATGGGCAAAATCCCAGTGTTTTTGACTTTTCATTGAACTTTTAGTTCTATATCCATAGAAAATATTTATTTTTTTTGGGTGATTAAAATAAAACCAAAAACCTGTAATTAAAGTAATCACTGACAGGACGCATAAAATAATAGTTGTGCTGTTATTTTCTAAACTCATAAACATTTTTTTTAATCTTGTTAAAATTGATTTGTTTTTCTATTGGCAACAAATAAATGATAAGTAAAGCTGTTATTGAAAAGAAAAAACTAAAGAGACCGTGAATAAGTATAATTGAAAAGTGAAATAGAACACCGATTACAAAAAGATGTTTTCGGTAATTTTTTTTCATTACGAGAGCCATTGATAATATTACTTCCAATATTATAACGCTCCAAGTTGCAATGGCAATTAATGGACTCTCAATTAGTGGTCTTGAGATTGCATAAAAAAAATCATTTGCACCAAAAACAGGATGTGTAAACCAATAGTAAAGAACAGTACCGTCTTGCCAATGGGGCTCTTTCATTTTTAGTGCCGCAGAAAAAAAGTAAACAACAGAAGCCTGAACCCTGATTGTTATAAAAACAAAAAAGATAAATATTTTGTAATAATCACTAATTTCATTTTTAGGTTTTGACCAATGCCACTTTCTATTGTCAACGAGGCCAAATGGAATAAGAAGTAAAGTTAGTATCGCCGAAATTTGGTCGCCTCCATCAATTACCAGTGCAGATGAAAAAAAGCTAATTGATAACCACCAATGCAGAACTACAGTATATCTTGACCATATGCCAATAATTACAGTTAGTAGAATTAAAATAGCAATTAATTTAGATAATAGTAGATTCTCTCTGAAAATGTAAAAGTAATTATAATTAAAAAGAGGATTAAGTTTTACATTTTTTATAAAAACTTCGTCAAATTGAAATAGAATATCAGTGGAATTAAATATTAAAGTAAGAAGCAGTCCCATAGCCAACAAGCTTCTTGAAATGCCATAGACATTAGTAATATAATTACATCGAGTTATTTTTGATATAAATTTATTCAATTTCAATTTCAATTACCTTATAATGATTTTTTAATTTTTCTTTACTCTTACTCCAAGCCCAAGGAATTGCCTTTTCTTTTTTAAGAAAATAAGTCCCTTTAAAATAATTGTTTTTATTTTTTGTATTATTACTTATAATTACTTTATTTATGTCACAATTTTGTACACTAATCTCATTGCATTTTACAAACTCTTCTTCTTTAATATCAGAAAGAAGTGCAGACATTTGTATTGCTTCGTAGCGTTGCCTCCTTGATAAACCAAAATAATTATTAAACGAGAAGTTTTTATCAGTAATTTTTACAACACTGTCTTTTTCGTCAAATTTGTACATAATAATGTGTTGGGCAATCGTACTTTTTTTTCGTCCGTCTGTCAGCGTTGGCAAAGACATACTCTTTGGCAAGTTTTGGCTTGTGTGTCGGCTGGTGCGACTTGCCAATGTGTATGGCTTTATGCGTTGGCTTTTTCATTTAAGATTCTTTTTCTTTCGTTTTAAGTTCATAATTACCAAGTCTTAATAATGCAACAATTAGCAATAGCATAACTGCTGATGTGTAATTCTTAGTCGTAAAAAAGCAATGAGCAACATTGTTTCTTAAATTCATTCCGTTTGAAGTGAACAGAAATTTAAAAAAGGCAATATCGTCTTCAGGAATCAATGCCTTTAGTTTTTCATTATCCAATAATTTATCGAAACCAATCCTTTCTTCTGTACAATTGTCTTTAATTTCTATTGTCTGAGCACCAATCATTCTTGAGAATTCACGCAATAGTCCTTCAAATTTCAATACCAAACTGTCTATTGCTAATATGTAGCCTTGTGGATTATGATTGTTTGTTTTTAAATCAATTTCTGTTTGAACAAAAAAGCTTTGTAGAGATGGTGAAAGTAGCTCAATCCAATTAAAACCTTGGGTTTCGTTATTTGAATCTATGTAAGTGAAATCTTGACCGTACCAAGAATCATTTTTTAAGTAATCGATTAAACTTTCAAAGGAAATTTTACCACTTTTAATTCCTTTTGAAACAACAAGCCAAATGTGATTAATGGAAAAATTATTTATATGTATTGAATAAGAATTAATAACACCTGATTTATTTTTACTGACGTTTTTGTTAATGTCAAATGTCATTGTTGAAACTAAATCAAGCATAACTGGTTTTATTTCTTCATTCAAGACAGCCGCTTTAGGTAATAAATTATCTAAAATCAAATAACCGTAGATATCCTTAGAATTTCCGTTTTCGATTAATTGAGTAGTTTTTTCCTTAGTAGAATCCCACCATTGGTTTAAAAGCTTATTATATTTCTCGTCTTCCAATTCAAATGAAACTTTTTTAAGGTCAATGGTCTTTTTCGCTTGCTCTAATAAAACAGCAGTTTGTTCAATCTTTTCTTTATTATTAGCCTTTTTATATTCTTCTAAAGCGTTTGTATAATAATGATGAGCAATAAAACCTTTGTTTTTTTCATTTTCGAGTTGTGATATATGATAGTCGCCTAACTTTTCGTGAAATTCACTTGGTGAAGTATTAAGTTTTCGACTAAGAATCACGAGTAATTTTAAATAGCTTTCTAAAACCCTTTCGTCTAAATCGGAAATCTTGTTTTTTGAGTAATCGAAAAATTTTTGAGTAATTGAAGAATCTATTTTTTTGCCATTTTCAATGATAAAATCCATCAACGAATATTTTGTAAAATCGTTTAGTTTATCACTTTCTAAAAGCGAAACCAAATAACTTATAATTTCATCTTTTTTGTGGTTTACAGTTTGGCTAAGGATAAAA
This genomic window from Flavobacterium sp. CS20 contains:
- a CDS encoding SdpI family protein — encoded protein: MFMSLENNSTTIILCVLSVITLITGFWFYFNHPKKINIFYGYRTKSSMKSQKHWDFAHFYSGKLFILLGVILLISALLIYLLNLNVTNQCQK
- a CDS encoding sporulation-delaying protein SdpB family protein is translated as MNKFISKITRCNYITNVYGISRSLLAMGLLLTLIFNSTDILFQFDEVFIKNVKLNPLFNYNYFYIFRENLLLSKLIAILILLTVIIGIWSRYTVVLHWWLSISFFSSALVIDGGDQISAILTLLLIPFGLVDNRKWHWSKPKNEISDYYKIFIFFVFITIRVQASVVYFFSAALKMKEPHWQDGTVLYYWFTHPVFGANDFFYAISRPLIESPLIAIATWSVIILEVILSMALVMKKNYRKHLFVIGVLFHFSIILIHGLFSFFFSITALLIIYLLPIEKQINFNKIKKNVYEFRK
- a CDS encoding DUF4209 domain-containing protein, whose product is MDFIIENGKKIDSSITQKFFDYSKNKISDLDERVLESYLKLLVILSRKLNTSPSEFHEKLGDYHISQLENEKNKGFIAHHYYTNALEEYKKANNKEKIEQTAVLLEQAKKTIDLKKVSFELEDEKYNKLLNQWWDSTKEKTTQLIENGNSKDIYGYLILDNLLPKAAVLNEEIKPVMLDLVSTMTFDINKNVSKNKSGVINSYSIHINNFSINHIWLVVSKGIKSGKISFESLIDYLKNDSWYGQDFTYIDSNNETQGFNWIELLSPSLQSFFVQTEIDLKTNNHNPQGYILAIDSLVLKFEGLLREFSRMIGAQTIEIKDNCTEERIGFDKLLDNEKLKALIPEDDIAFFKFLFTSNGMNLRNNVAHCFFTTKNYTSAVMLLLIVALLRLGNYELKTKEKES
- a CDS encoding SdpA family antimicrobial peptide system protein — translated: MASRTSRHTSQNLPKSMSLPTLTDGRKKSTIAQHIIMYKFDEKDSVVKITDKNFSFNNYFGLSRRQRYEAIQMSALLSDIKEEEFVKCNEISVQNCDINKVIISNNTKNKNNYFKGTYFLKKEKAIPWAWSKSKEKLKNHYKVIEIEIE